One genomic region from Simkaniaceae bacterium encodes:
- a CDS encoding ATP-binding protein → MIIGREKELSVLKDKLFSDRAEFLAIYGRRRIGKTFLVHEFFQDKGLYLEITGSHGASKKEQIKNFVTELKILFSDVGEIKDWSDAFDFLLKEIKKIDPSKKIILFIDELPWFAAPKSGFLRALDYFWNRHLSRFPNVLLIVCGSAAHWIIKKVIQDKGGLHNRLSGWIRLEPFTLSEVENYLTHQHIQIKRKQLIELYMVFGGVAKYLTGLPTGKSVVQIINEYCFKPSGYLFSEFKKLYESLFDGSETHMAIVKALAKKQHGLTQTKLLQSANLSPGGSSTTVLQELEESGFIMSMNAFGKQNREKVFRLIDEYSLFYLTWIDTMKGSVFKNSDPEYWHKKYRTPAWQTWVGHAFENICMKHSHCIKKALGISGITTSESHWQYVPKKDSKERGAEIDLVIDRADHCINLCEIKFCEDEFEITQSYAKILEQKKEVFQKHTKTKKTIFLTMITPFGLKPNKYSVELIHQQLTLDALF, encoded by the coding sequence GTGATTATCGGAAGAGAAAAAGAGTTAAGTGTTCTTAAGGACAAACTTTTTTCAGATAGAGCTGAGTTTTTAGCTATTTATGGAAGGCGTCGTATTGGTAAAACATTTCTTGTTCATGAATTTTTTCAGGATAAAGGGCTTTATCTTGAAATTACGGGAAGCCATGGGGCTTCAAAAAAGGAACAGATTAAAAATTTTGTCACGGAGCTCAAAATTCTATTTTCCGATGTGGGTGAGATTAAAGATTGGTCAGATGCATTTGATTTTTTGTTGAAGGAAATAAAAAAAATAGACCCTTCCAAAAAAATTATTTTGTTTATTGATGAATTACCCTGGTTTGCTGCTCCAAAATCCGGGTTTTTACGAGCTTTAGATTATTTTTGGAATCGCCATCTATCGCGCTTTCCAAATGTATTGCTCATTGTTTGTGGCTCTGCAGCCCATTGGATTATCAAGAAGGTGATTCAGGATAAAGGGGGGCTTCACAATCGATTAAGCGGATGGATTCGTTTAGAGCCATTCACTTTAAGTGAGGTGGAGAATTATCTAACTCACCAACATATTCAAATCAAACGCAAACAATTAATAGAATTATATATGGTATTTGGCGGTGTGGCGAAATATTTAACGGGATTGCCAACCGGAAAGTCTGTTGTTCAAATTATCAATGAATATTGTTTTAAGCCAAGCGGTTATCTTTTTTCAGAGTTTAAAAAACTGTATGAATCATTATTTGATGGGTCTGAGACGCATATGGCAATTGTAAAGGCCCTTGCAAAAAAACAACATGGATTAACACAGACAAAATTATTACAAAGTGCCAATTTATCTCCCGGTGGTTCTTCTACTACAGTTCTACAAGAACTGGAAGAGTCGGGCTTTATTATGAGTATGAATGCATTTGGTAAGCAGAATAGGGAAAAGGTTTTTCGATTAATAGATGAATATTCTTTATTTTATCTGACTTGGATTGACACAATGAAAGGAAGTGTTTTTAAGAATTCAGATCCGGAATATTGGCATAAAAAATATAGGACACCGGCATGGCAAACGTGGGTGGGACATGCATTTGAAAACATCTGTATGAAGCATTCTCATTGCATTAAAAAGGCATTGGGGATTAGCGGAATAACAACTTCTGAAAGTCATTGGCAATATGTTCCCAAAAAAGACTCTAAAGAAAGAGGAGCTGAAATTGATTTAGTGATTGATCGAGCAGATCATTGTATCAACCTCTGTGAGATAAAATTTTGTGAAGATGAGTTTGAGATTACACAAAGTTATGCAAAAATTCTGGAGCAAAAAAAAGAAGTTTTTCAAAAGCATACAAAAACAAAAAAGACAATTTTCTTAACGATGATAACTCCCTTCGGTTTAAAGCCAAATAAATATTCAGTTGAATTAATCCATCAGCAGTTGACACTCGATGCACTTTTTTGA
- a CDS encoding putative lipid II flippase FtsW: MNRLTMSLFALVLVVATMGLLMVYNTTSAEVIDKRSSLHLSHAFLKQLGYGVIGGILAWSTRRFGYEKILKFTPHLLILFSFLLLCTFLPGIGLELNGAKRWIRLFGFSFQPSEFVKIILPLTYIRWMQLRSYQIEAKAFIKSLIPFGIPLFLILIEPDNGSVAILIATMVVVFFLCRVNWRYWCVPILAITFIGGVLAMQLPYVKERLKVYINPEHDLLGKGHQPFQAKIAAGTGGLTGRGIGKSLQKLSYLPEARSDYIAAIYAEEFGFIGMLFLSALYMSITLIGFLISIRAKDREGALSAATLAFLFAFQAFINLGVVSGLLPSKGTNLPLFSHGGTSLIANLILIAILIDIGMKTQEKRGVYAA, translated from the coding sequence ATGAATCGTTTAACAATGTCCCTTTTTGCGCTAGTCCTCGTTGTTGCAACGATGGGCCTCTTGATGGTGTATAATACGACTTCAGCTGAAGTGATCGATAAGCGCTCATCTCTTCACCTCTCCCATGCTTTTCTTAAACAATTGGGTTACGGAGTCATTGGAGGGATTTTAGCTTGGAGCACACGCCGTTTTGGTTATGAAAAAATATTAAAATTCACACCGCATTTATTGATTTTATTTTCATTTTTACTCTTATGCACCTTTTTGCCCGGAATTGGGCTCGAGCTCAATGGGGCAAAACGGTGGATTCGCTTATTTGGGTTTTCATTTCAACCCTCTGAATTTGTGAAAATTATTTTGCCTCTAACTTACATTCGTTGGATGCAATTAAGATCATATCAAATTGAAGCCAAAGCATTTATTAAGAGTTTAATCCCTTTTGGAATCCCGCTCTTTCTCATCTTAATTGAACCGGATAACGGAAGCGTAGCTATTTTAATTGCAACGATGGTGGTTGTCTTTTTTCTTTGCAGGGTCAATTGGAGGTATTGGTGTGTTCCTATTCTCGCTATCACATTCATCGGGGGAGTGCTTGCAATGCAACTTCCTTATGTCAAAGAGAGGCTTAAAGTTTACATCAACCCTGAGCATGACCTTTTAGGCAAAGGGCATCAGCCCTTTCAAGCTAAAATTGCAGCCGGGACAGGGGGGCTAACCGGACGGGGAATTGGAAAAAGTTTACAGAAACTCAGCTATTTGCCTGAGGCAAGAAGCGATTATATCGCAGCGATTTATGCAGAAGAGTTTGGCTTTATTGGCATGCTCTTTTTATCAGCTCTTTATATGTCGATTACACTGATTGGCTTTTTAATTTCGATTCGAGCTAAAGATCGAGAAGGGGCATTGAGCGCGGCAACACTTGCCTTTTTATTTGCTTTTCAGGCTTTTATCAATCTCGGTGTTGTCTCGGGGCTTTTGCCAAGTAAGGGGACGAATCTACCTTTATTTAGCCACGGCGGGACATCTCTGATTGCCAATTTAATTCTCATCGCAATTTTAATAGATATTGGAATGAAAACCCAAGAAAAGAGAGGGGTTTATGCAGCATGA
- a CDS encoding LysM peptidoglycan-binding domain-containing protein, with protein MNRKDVIVVAILANVGVLILLFISSLRPSSPELIAQQPVMPVVKEIVNEVVAVEEKDFPITAEPIDQVAQVIAAVEKESQIAQEPSSPEDILKTFLAEDLQEIRVEKGDVLGKIARRYQTSVEEIQRLNNLGGSTLQVGQVLYVPKMKKQDQVVVLADQTEKNLTLNSERYYTVKNGDSPWNIAVKNHMKVDELLRLNNLDESKAKKLKPGDRLRIR; from the coding sequence ATGAATAGGAAAGATGTTATTGTTGTGGCAATCCTTGCCAATGTTGGGGTATTAATCCTTTTATTTATCAGTTCACTGCGCCCATCTTCTCCTGAACTGATTGCTCAGCAGCCCGTGATGCCGGTCGTTAAAGAAATAGTGAATGAGGTGGTGGCTGTAGAGGAAAAAGATTTTCCGATTACGGCTGAGCCCATCGATCAGGTGGCTCAAGTCATTGCTGCCGTTGAAAAGGAGAGCCAAATAGCTCAAGAACCATCCTCTCCGGAAGACATTTTGAAGACGTTTTTAGCCGAAGATTTGCAGGAAATTCGCGTTGAAAAGGGGGATGTCCTTGGTAAAATTGCAAGACGTTATCAAACAAGTGTTGAAGAAATTCAACGCTTAAACAATTTAGGGGGCAGTACATTGCAGGTAGGGCAAGTTCTTTATGTCCCAAAAATGAAAAAACAAGATCAAGTTGTTGTCCTAGCTGATCAAACTGAAAAAAATTTAACGCTCAATTCAGAGCGCTATTACACAGTAAAAAATGGCGATAGCCCTTGGAATATTGCCGTTAAAAATCATATGAAAGTAGACGAGTTATTGAGGCTCAATAATCTCGATGAATCTAAGGCCAAAAAATTAAAGCCGGGGGATCGCCTCCGTATTCGTTAA
- a CDS encoding UDP-N-acetylglucosamine--N-acetylmuramyl-(pentapeptide) pyrophosphoryl-undecaprenol N-acetylglucosamine transferase, giving the protein MQHDIVLAVGGTGGHLIPAMHICKELGSDFKIAYAGVGLSQHEIKGEFKSVSGAGPNRKHMMQSSVLLCRGVYESMQYLKQTKPKLVIGFGSFHSFPVIAAARLLKIPYILYEPNQIPGRVNRFFASKALFTASLYPTMQKTPKGKREVITPLIPMTKWEKGVAREKLGLEKEQRTLLSFGGSQGAMALNQAMLDYAVIGRENLQVIHLIGRAHDPKPYQDLYRKEGVLAYVKSYEENMDLVWSAADIALCRAGANTVMEMIEYRVPAILVPYPHARDQHQRANAEWMEKTIKGGIMIENNVLNAESIQRGIQTILDDYDQYWKQLSKYHAQIESCEFKDLIREVYSRL; this is encoded by the coding sequence ATGCAGCATGATATAGTACTGGCTGTGGGGGGAACGGGGGGACATCTCATTCCTGCCATGCACATTTGCAAAGAACTCGGCAGCGATTTCAAAATTGCCTATGCCGGGGTTGGGCTCTCGCAACACGAGATTAAGGGCGAGTTTAAGTCCGTATCAGGGGCCGGGCCTAATCGGAAGCATATGATGCAATCTTCCGTCTTACTCTGTCGAGGGGTCTATGAATCAATGCAGTATCTAAAACAAACCAAACCCAAACTCGTAATTGGGTTTGGGAGTTTTCACAGTTTTCCCGTAATAGCAGCAGCAAGACTGCTTAAAATCCCTTATATTTTATATGAGCCAAATCAAATTCCGGGGCGCGTTAATCGTTTTTTTGCGTCTAAAGCGCTATTTACCGCTTCTCTTTATCCCACAATGCAAAAAACGCCTAAGGGAAAACGAGAGGTCATCACGCCCTTAATACCCATGACAAAATGGGAAAAGGGGGTAGCAAGAGAAAAGCTGGGCCTTGAAAAGGAGCAGCGCACTCTACTCAGTTTTGGTGGATCGCAAGGGGCTATGGCTTTAAATCAAGCCATGCTCGACTATGCCGTGATTGGTCGGGAAAATTTGCAGGTCATCCATTTGATCGGAAGAGCGCATGATCCAAAGCCTTACCAAGATCTCTACCGCAAAGAAGGGGTTTTAGCCTATGTGAAATCGTATGAAGAAAATATGGATTTGGTTTGGTCTGCTGCGGATATTGCGCTCTGTCGTGCAGGGGCCAATACGGTGATGGAGATGATAGAATACCGTGTCCCTGCCATTCTCGTTCCTTATCCCCATGCTCGAGATCAACACCAAAGGGCGAATGCCGAGTGGATGGAAAAAACAATTAAAGGGGGCATCATGATTGAGAATAACGTGTTAAATGCAGAAAGTATTCAAAGAGGAATACAGACGATTCTCGATGATTATGATCAGTATTGGAAGCAGCTTTCTAAATACCATGCGCAAATTGAGTCATGCGAGTTCAAAGATTTGATAAGAGAGGTATATAGCCGATTATGA
- the mraY gene encoding phospho-N-acetylmuramoyl-pentapeptide-transferase: MFLFLLDWLHHFIGIKIPTAFAYSSTRMILASITSLLLTIFFGPWFIKMLYQLKIGQPIRKKECPMLAELHKKKEDTPTMGGILIVSSITVSALLWMDLRQSYTYILLFTILAFGGLGATDDWFKLKYKNAKGISGRSKLFFQLLFSTVICGFFLWIGSFDHAGDYFLPFMKTPFFILSGALTSLAFLFGIFIITGASNAVNLTDGLDGLAAGCIIPVALVLALIAFLSNHIDISRYLNILYLERSSEIAIFLSAVASSCLGFLWFNGYPAQVFMGDTGSLSLGAVLGVSSVLLRREFLLAIIGGIFVAEALSVILQVGSYKLRHKKRVFLCAPLHHHFEYKGWPETKVVLRFWIVGILLAAIGLSSIKFQ; encoded by the coding sequence ATGTTTTTATTTTTATTAGATTGGCTACACCACTTTATTGGAATTAAAATTCCGACCGCTTTTGCTTATAGTTCAACACGTATGATTCTCGCATCGATCACATCACTACTTCTAACCATTTTTTTTGGCCCTTGGTTTATTAAAATGCTCTATCAATTAAAAATTGGGCAGCCCATTCGTAAAAAAGAATGTCCTATGCTGGCAGAGCTGCATAAAAAAAAGGAAGATACCCCTACGATGGGAGGGATTTTAATCGTTTCTTCTATTACCGTTTCGGCATTGCTCTGGATGGATTTGAGACAGAGTTATACTTACATTTTACTCTTCACAATTTTAGCTTTTGGAGGACTTGGTGCAACAGATGATTGGTTCAAGCTTAAATATAAAAATGCGAAGGGAATCTCCGGGAGATCGAAACTGTTTTTTCAACTTTTATTTTCAACTGTGATTTGTGGATTTTTTCTGTGGATCGGTTCATTTGATCATGCAGGTGACTATTTTTTACCTTTCATGAAAACCCCATTTTTTATTCTCTCCGGTGCGCTCACGTCTTTAGCCTTTTTATTTGGCATTTTTATTATTACGGGGGCTTCGAATGCGGTGAATTTAACAGATGGTCTTGATGGTCTTGCTGCCGGGTGTATCATCCCCGTTGCTCTAGTCCTTGCCTTGATTGCATTTTTATCAAATCACATTGATATTTCAAGGTATTTGAATATTTTATATCTCGAAAGATCCTCTGAAATTGCCATTTTTTTATCTGCAGTTGCGAGTTCCTGTTTGGGGTTTCTATGGTTCAATGGTTATCCTGCACAAGTTTTTATGGGTGATACCGGATCGCTCTCACTTGGGGCTGTTCTCGGAGTGTCTTCCGTATTGCTCAGGCGTGAATTTCTTTTAGCTATTATTGGAGGGATTTTTGTTGCTGAAGCGCTATCCGTTATTTTGCAGGTAGGGAGCTATAAGTTGCGCCATAAAAAAAGAGTCTTTTTATGTGCACCTTTGCATCATCACTTCGAGTATAAAGGATGGCCTGAAACAAAGGTTGTGTTGCGGTTTTGGATTGTCGGGATTTTACTCGCCGCAATTGGTTTATCATCCATTAAATTTCAGTGA